A part of Citrifermentans bremense genomic DNA contains:
- a CDS encoding acyl-CoA dehydratase activase yields the protein MPDKLKIGIDLGSRKAKFALMRGVQIVRLADLDTISFYKKYGSMVNDELSLDLLGSGIFTAEELAEAEITVTGYGRNSINLHGARVISEIKAHVAGARTQTGLANFTLLDMGGQDTKVAQVVGGRLTDFVMNDKCAASSGRYLENMAAVLEVSLEELSSHSADPVALDATCGIFGESELIGQILRGYAPERLCAGVNLTLVKRVMPMLKRFPSDTLVITGGVALNRAMVSLLMEQCGMNVVIPEHPQHNGAIGCAS from the coding sequence GTGCCAGACAAACTGAAAATAGGAATAGATCTGGGGAGCAGAAAGGCGAAGTTCGCACTGATGCGAGGGGTGCAGATCGTGAGGCTCGCGGACCTGGACACCATCTCCTTTTACAAGAAATACGGCAGCATGGTGAACGATGAGCTCTCGCTGGACCTTTTGGGGAGCGGCATCTTCACAGCGGAGGAACTCGCCGAGGCGGAGATCACCGTTACCGGCTACGGCAGGAACAGCATCAACCTCCACGGGGCCCGGGTCATCTCGGAGATCAAGGCCCACGTCGCCGGTGCACGCACCCAGACCGGACTCGCCAACTTCACCCTGCTCGACATGGGGGGGCAGGACACCAAGGTGGCCCAGGTGGTGGGGGGGCGGCTGACCGACTTCGTGATGAACGACAAGTGCGCCGCCTCCAGTGGGCGCTACCTGGAGAACATGGCCGCCGTGCTTGAGGTCTCACTGGAAGAGCTTTCCTCGCACTCGGCCGATCCGGTGGCGCTGGACGCAACCTGCGGCATCTTCGGAGAAAGCGAGCTGATCGGGCAGATCCTGCGGGGGTACGCGCCGGAGCGGCTCTGCGCCGGGGTCAACCTGACCCTGGTCAAGCGGGTGATGCCCATGCTCAAGCGCTTTCCCTCCGACACCCTGGTGATAACCGGGGGGGTGGCCCTGAACCGGGCCATGGTGAGCCTGCTGATGGAGCAGTGCGGGATGAATGTAGTGATACCGGAGCACCCCCAGCATAACGGCGCCATCGGCTGCGCGTCCTGA
- a CDS encoding 2-hydroxyacyl-CoA dehydratase family protein — protein sequence MRRVGFTTTIPLEVLIAAGVVPIDLNNVFITHHDSASLIEDAELTGFPRNVCAWIKGIYGAVVQSGVTELIAVTEGDCSYTKALMEVLSLNGVRVYPFAYPAGREAAPLKAEIEKLMGQFGVDWDQVGQAKKRLDRIRTKIHEIDRLSWQEDKVTGEENHYFQVCTSDMNGDPDAFEAEVDAFLSAATARPPRQERLRLAFLGVPPIISGLYSFLEEVGARVVFNETQRQFSMPYGMEDLVEQYRAYSYPYDIFHRLADISREIEKRRVDGVIHYVQSFCFRQIEDMVLRKSIKLPILTLEGDKPGAIDARTKIRVEGFLELLEDRD from the coding sequence TTGCGCAGAGTAGGCTTTACCACCACCATCCCGCTCGAGGTGTTGATCGCGGCGGGCGTGGTCCCCATCGACCTGAACAACGTCTTCATCACCCACCACGACAGCGCGTCGCTCATCGAAGATGCAGAACTCACCGGCTTTCCAAGGAACGTCTGCGCCTGGATCAAGGGGATCTACGGAGCCGTTGTGCAAAGCGGCGTCACCGAACTGATCGCCGTAACCGAGGGTGACTGCAGCTACACCAAGGCACTCATGGAGGTCCTCTCCCTGAACGGCGTGCGCGTCTACCCCTTCGCCTATCCGGCCGGGCGCGAGGCTGCGCCGCTCAAGGCGGAGATAGAAAAGCTCATGGGGCAGTTCGGCGTGGACTGGGACCAGGTGGGCCAGGCGAAAAAGCGCCTGGACCGGATCCGCACCAAGATTCACGAAATAGACCGCCTCTCCTGGCAGGAAGACAAGGTGACCGGCGAGGAAAACCATTACTTCCAGGTCTGCACCTCGGACATGAACGGCGACCCTGATGCCTTCGAGGCCGAGGTGGACGCCTTTCTCTCCGCAGCGACCGCCCGTCCGCCGCGCCAGGAGCGCCTGAGGCTCGCTTTCCTCGGGGTGCCCCCCATCATATCAGGCCTTTACAGCTTCCTTGAGGAGGTCGGCGCCAGGGTGGTGTTCAACGAGACCCAGCGGCAGTTCTCCATGCCCTACGGGATGGAAGACCTGGTGGAACAGTACAGGGCATACAGCTACCCGTATGACATCTTCCATCGGCTGGCTGACATCTCGCGCGAGATAGAGAAACGCCGAGTCGATGGCGTCATCCATTACGTGCAGTCTTTCTGCTTCAGGCAGATAGAGGACATGGTTCTCAGAAAAAGCATCAAGCTTCCGATCCTGACGCTGGAAGGTGACAAGCCCGGCGCCATCGATGCCAGAACAAAGATCAGGGTGGAAGGGTTTCTGGAACTGCTTGAGGATCGTGACTGA
- the gcvT gene encoding glycine cleavage system aminomethyltransferase GcvT encodes MEGLKATPLQAHHEGLKALMAPFGGWLMPIQYEGILAEHRWCREKAALFDICHMGEFRYRGDIQAGGLEDVFTFSVKGIPVGRSRYGFLLNASGGVIDDLIVFRLAEDEVMIVVNAATAPNDFKVISSRLKNPALLVDISAQTGKLDLQGPLSREVLVEHLGGDLGALPFFKFIRTRVLGADAIVSRTGYTGELGYEIFLPSGKTAELWELLLKDPRVAPAGLGARDLLRLEMGYSLYGNDIDEETSPLAAGLTGFVNLDKEFIGKDALLREREKGPEKVKIAFRVDSRRSPRHYYEILQQGTPVGMVTSGAFSPMLSCGIGMGYVKPEAAALGTRLTIKHERVEMEAQVVELPFYTGGSLRA; translated from the coding sequence ATGGAAGGTCTCAAGGCGACACCGCTGCAAGCGCACCACGAGGGGCTCAAGGCGCTTATGGCTCCCTTCGGTGGGTGGCTTATGCCGATCCAGTACGAGGGAATCCTTGCCGAACACAGGTGGTGCCGCGAGAAAGCGGCGCTGTTCGACATCTGCCACATGGGCGAGTTCCGGTACAGGGGGGATATCCAGGCTGGCGGCCTGGAAGACGTCTTCACCTTCTCGGTGAAGGGGATCCCGGTCGGCCGCTCGCGCTACGGATTTCTGCTGAACGCGTCGGGGGGGGTGATCGACGACCTGATAGTCTTCAGGCTGGCGGAGGACGAGGTGATGATCGTGGTAAACGCCGCGACCGCCCCCAACGACTTCAAGGTGATCTCCTCGCGTCTGAAGAACCCGGCGCTTTTGGTCGACATCTCCGCGCAGACGGGGAAGCTGGACCTCCAGGGGCCACTCTCCCGCGAGGTGCTGGTGGAGCATCTGGGCGGCGACCTCGGCGCGCTTCCCTTCTTCAAGTTCATAAGGACCCGCGTGCTTGGGGCGGATGCCATCGTGAGCCGGACGGGGTACACAGGCGAACTGGGCTACGAGATCTTTCTCCCCAGCGGCAAGACGGCGGAACTGTGGGAGCTCCTGCTCAAGGACCCGAGGGTTGCTCCTGCCGGGCTGGGCGCTCGCGACCTGTTGCGGCTGGAGATGGGGTACTCCCTGTACGGAAACGACATCGACGAGGAAACCTCGCCGCTTGCCGCGGGACTCACCGGGTTCGTCAACCTGGACAAGGAATTTATCGGCAAGGATGCGCTTTTGAGGGAACGGGAAAAGGGGCCGGAAAAGGTGAAGATCGCATTCCGCGTCGACTCCCGCCGTTCCCCGCGCCACTACTACGAGATCCTGCAGCAGGGAACGCCGGTCGGGATGGTGACCAGCGGGGCCTTCTCTCCGATGCTTTCCTGTGGCATCGGTATGGGATACGTGAAGCCGGAGGCGGCCGCGCTCGGGACCAGGCTCACCATCAAGCACGAGCGGGTGGAGATGGAGGCCCAGGTGGTAGAGCTTCCCTTCTACACCGGGGGCTCGCTTAGGGCATAG
- the gcvH gene encoding glycine cleavage system protein GcvH: MAKFFTKEHEWVEMDGAQAIVGISEHAAHELGDITFVELPKIGKSVKQFDTLAGIESVKAASDIYAPVSGKVVQVNDKLEDAPELVNQGAESEGWICRLEGVDASELAALLDAAAYAKYLEGL; the protein is encoded by the coding sequence ATGGCAAAGTTCTTCACCAAGGAGCACGAGTGGGTAGAGATGGACGGGGCGCAGGCGATCGTCGGCATCAGCGAACACGCGGCCCACGAGCTGGGGGACATCACCTTCGTGGAGCTTCCGAAAATCGGCAAGAGCGTGAAGCAGTTCGACACCCTCGCGGGGATCGAATCGGTCAAGGCCGCAAGCGACATCTACGCGCCGGTTTCCGGCAAGGTGGTCCAGGTGAACGACAAGCTGGAGGACGCCCCGGAGCTGGTGAACCAGGGGGCCGAGAGCGAAGGGTGGATCTGCAGGCTCGAAGGGGTGGACGCCTCCGAGCTCGCCGCGCTCCTGGACGCCGCGGCGTACGCCAAATACCTCGAAGGGCTATAG
- the gcvPA gene encoding aminomethyl-transferring glycine dehydrogenase subunit GcvPA has translation MGYCPNTPDEIREMLAVIGAGSIEELFAPIPAELRAKSFDLPPGMSEFELMRIMREKAAAGGAEIVPFIGCGIYDHIIPAAVDHLSSRAEFYTAYTPYQPECSQGTLQALFEYQSAICRLTGMEASNASLYDGGTAVAEAALMSLRITERNRVILDASVNPLHREIVTGYLHGLSAEAVEVAPDGCSSDLKSLIDSIDEETAAVIVQNPNFFGSVQDFSELASKAHEKGALLIVSSYPIALGLVASPGETGADIAVGDGQSLGNALSFGGPYFGFIATRKRFIRNLPGRIVGETIDNQGRRGYVLTLQAREQHIKRHKATSNICSNQSLCALRGLIFCASLGRKGFEELAVLNYDKAQYAKSCLTSLKGVTLMNTGTTFNEFTLSLPMDAAPVVEKLLASGVAAGVPLGQYYPGLDEALVVTVTEKRSRAEIDRLAALLEEALCS, from the coding sequence ATGGGATACTGTCCCAACACACCAGACGAGATCCGGGAGATGCTCGCCGTGATCGGCGCGGGCAGCATCGAGGAGCTCTTCGCTCCCATCCCGGCGGAGTTGCGCGCCAAGTCCTTCGACCTTCCCCCAGGCATGTCCGAGTTCGAGCTGATGCGGATCATGAGGGAGAAGGCCGCGGCAGGTGGGGCGGAGATCGTTCCTTTCATCGGCTGCGGCATCTACGACCACATCATACCGGCGGCGGTGGACCACCTCTCCTCGCGCGCCGAGTTCTACACCGCCTACACCCCCTACCAGCCGGAGTGCTCGCAAGGGACACTGCAGGCCCTATTCGAATACCAAAGCGCGATCTGCAGGCTGACCGGGATGGAGGCCTCCAATGCCTCGCTCTACGACGGCGGAACAGCGGTGGCGGAGGCGGCCCTCATGTCGCTCCGCATCACCGAGCGGAACCGCGTAATCCTGGATGCCTCGGTAAATCCGCTGCACCGCGAGATCGTGACCGGTTACCTGCACGGGCTGTCGGCGGAGGCGGTCGAGGTGGCGCCGGACGGCTGCAGCTCGGACCTGAAAAGCCTCATCGACTCCATCGACGAGGAGACTGCCGCGGTCATCGTGCAGAACCCCAACTTCTTCGGGAGCGTGCAGGACTTCTCGGAACTCGCCTCGAAGGCGCACGAAAAGGGAGCGCTCCTCATCGTCTCCAGCTATCCCATCGCCCTGGGCCTTGTGGCAAGTCCTGGCGAGACGGGAGCCGACATCGCGGTCGGTGACGGTCAGAGCCTTGGCAACGCGCTCTCCTTCGGTGGCCCCTATTTCGGGTTCATCGCCACGCGCAAGCGCTTCATCCGCAACCTTCCCGGCAGGATCGTGGGAGAGACGATCGACAACCAGGGCCGCCGCGGGTACGTGTTGACCCTGCAGGCGCGCGAACAGCACATCAAAAGGCACAAGGCCACCTCCAACATCTGCAGCAACCAGAGCCTGTGCGCGCTGCGCGGCCTGATATTCTGCGCCTCGCTGGGAAGAAAGGGTTTCGAGGAGCTGGCAGTTTTGAACTACGACAAGGCTCAGTACGCGAAGTCCTGCCTCACCTCCCTCAAGGGAGTCACCCTCATGAACACCGGGACCACATTCAACGAGTTCACCCTGTCGCTTCCGATGGACGCGGCGCCGGTGGTGGAAAAGCTTCTCGCGTCGGGAGTCGCGGCGGGCGTGCCGCTGGGACAGTACTACCCGGGCCTGGACGAGGCGCTGGTTGTGACGGTAACGGAGAAACGGAGCAGGGCGGAGATCGACCGCCTGGCAGCTCTCCTGGAGGAGGCGCTATGCAGCTGA
- the gcvPB gene encoding aminomethyl-transferring glycine dehydrogenase subunit GcvPB, which produces MQLIFEKSVPGRSGVRVPLSDVPKASPFPDALRRKEPVLLPEVSELDLVRHYTSLSRRNFSVDTNFYPLGSCTMKYNTKVTENAGGLFAGCHPVLPLLPGGERLVQGPLSLIHGLEQQLAEITGMDEVTTQPLAGAHGEMTGIMVISAYHKARGDQKRKYVIVPDSSHGTNPASAAMAGYEIVTIPTAPYGDMDLDQFKNAMNDEVAAVMMTCPNTLGLFNPHIAEICDIAHQAGALTYYDGANLNAILGKVRPGDVGFDVIHVNLHKTFGTPHGGGGPGSGPVGVKKGLIPYLPTPRVQRTEDGSFVVEAHPEGIGRVSDFFGNFAIMARAYAYITLLGREGLIEVSEHAVLNANYIMARLKDEYELPFEQTCMHECVFSASRQLKEGVHAIDIAKYLIDRGFHPPTVYFPLNVKEAIMIEPTETESKQTMDLFIDVMLEAARLARENPEALHQAPVTTPVGRLDETRAARAQQVCCE; this is translated from the coding sequence ATGCAGCTGATATTCGAGAAATCTGTACCGGGGCGCAGCGGGGTGCGGGTTCCCCTCTCCGACGTCCCGAAAGCCTCCCCCTTCCCCGATGCACTCCGGCGCAAGGAGCCGGTCCTGCTGCCGGAGGTGAGCGAGCTGGACCTGGTGCGGCATTACACCTCCCTTTCCCGGAGAAACTTCTCCGTGGACACCAACTTCTACCCCCTGGGCTCCTGCACCATGAAGTACAACACCAAGGTGACCGAGAACGCGGGGGGGCTCTTCGCCGGATGTCACCCGGTCCTGCCGCTGCTTCCCGGCGGCGAGCGGCTGGTGCAGGGACCTCTCTCACTCATCCACGGCCTGGAGCAGCAACTGGCCGAGATAACCGGCATGGACGAGGTGACCACGCAGCCGTTGGCGGGGGCGCACGGCGAGATGACCGGGATCATGGTGATTTCCGCCTACCACAAGGCGCGCGGAGATCAGAAGCGGAAGTACGTAATCGTTCCCGACTCTTCCCACGGCACCAACCCGGCCAGCGCCGCCATGGCGGGGTACGAGATCGTCACCATACCGACCGCTCCCTACGGCGACATGGATCTGGATCAGTTCAAGAACGCCATGAACGACGAGGTGGCGGCGGTGATGATGACCTGCCCCAACACGCTGGGGCTCTTCAACCCGCACATCGCCGAGATCTGCGACATAGCCCACCAGGCCGGGGCGCTCACTTACTACGACGGTGCCAACCTCAACGCGATCCTTGGGAAGGTGCGCCCGGGCGACGTCGGCTTCGATGTCATCCACGTGAACCTGCACAAGACCTTCGGCACCCCGCACGGCGGTGGAGGCCCGGGGAGCGGTCCCGTGGGGGTGAAAAAGGGACTGATCCCCTACCTCCCCACTCCGCGCGTGCAGCGCACGGAGGACGGGAGCTTCGTAGTCGAGGCGCATCCCGAGGGGATCGGGCGGGTCTCGGACTTCTTCGGGAATTTCGCCATCATGGCGCGCGCCTACGCCTACATCACTCTCTTGGGGCGCGAGGGGCTGATCGAGGTGAGCGAACACGCGGTGTTGAACGCCAACTACATCATGGCCCGGCTCAAGGATGAGTACGAGCTTCCCTTCGAGCAGACCTGCATGCACGAGTGCGTCTTCTCGGCTAGCCGTCAACTGAAGGAAGGGGTGCACGCCATCGACATCGCCAAGTACCTGATCGACCGCGGGTTCCATCCTCCCACCGTATATTTCCCATTGAACGTCAAGGAGGCGATCATGATTGAGCCGACCGAGACGGAAAGCAAGCAGACCATGGACCTCTTCATCGACGTGATGCTGGAGGCGGCAAGGCTTGCCAGGGAGAACCCGGAAGCACTGCACCAGGCGCCGGTGACCACCCCCGTGGGGCGGCTCGATGAGACACGGGCGGCCAGGGCGCAGCAGGTCTGCTGCGAGTAA
- a CDS encoding lipoate--protein ligase family protein: MISWRLIDTGPLDGPANMALDEALLNCFDKERSQPLLRLYGWDPPALSVGRFQDVAASLKLELCQEEKVPVVRRMTGGGIIYHAQELTYSIVCAPGHIGGAAGVKEGFRRLCAFLLGTYGKLGLEASFAVDLNPDEERLGARTAFCFAGKEEFDIVVRGRKIGGNAQRRVNGAILQHGSIPLVSRVQHGLRYLKEPAPGAAGAVSLTELGIAVEQPQLKQALVESFEERLGVTLEPQLPTEAELDAAALLETRKYRSGSWNLEGRV, from the coding sequence ATGATTTCCTGGCGTCTGATCGATACCGGCCCTCTCGATGGTCCCGCCAACATGGCCTTGGACGAGGCGCTGCTCAACTGCTTCGACAAGGAGCGCTCGCAGCCGCTCTTAAGGCTCTACGGCTGGGATCCCCCCGCGCTCTCGGTGGGGCGCTTCCAGGATGTGGCGGCCTCATTGAAGCTGGAGCTCTGCCAGGAGGAAAAAGTGCCGGTGGTGCGCCGCATGACCGGCGGCGGCATCATCTACCACGCCCAGGAACTGACCTACAGCATCGTCTGCGCCCCTGGACATATCGGCGGGGCGGCGGGGGTGAAGGAGGGCTTCCGCAGACTCTGCGCCTTTTTGCTGGGGACTTACGGAAAGCTCGGGCTCGAAGCCAGCTTCGCCGTCGACCTGAACCCGGACGAGGAGCGCCTGGGGGCGCGCACCGCTTTCTGCTTTGCCGGCAAGGAGGAGTTCGACATCGTGGTGCGGGGGCGCAAGATCGGCGGCAACGCCCAGCGCCGGGTGAACGGCGCCATCCTGCAGCACGGCTCCATCCCGCTGGTGAGCCGGGTGCAGCACGGGCTTCGCTACCTCAAAGAGCCAGCTCCCGGGGCCGCAGGCGCCGTGAGCCTCACGGAGTTAGGCATAGCCGTCGAGCAGCCGCAGTTGAAGCAGGCGCTGGTGGAATCGTTCGAGGAACGCCTGGGGGTGACCCTCGAGCCGCAGCTCCCCACCGAGGCGGAACTGGACGCCGCGGCGCTACTGGAAACCCGGAAGTATAGAAGTGGCAGCTGGAACCTTGAAGGCCGTGTATAG
- the phnD gene encoding phosphate/phosphite/phosphonate ABC transporter substrate-binding protein, which produces MPRFTRLILGVLLLIASAQPCLAGSKPVVFFGINLRYSPRTMYARYQPLMDYLTENTPYRFELLISRDYRQALNDLKDGRVLISSLGDGAFVEAMLLYGAVPIVKPLNHDGKPFYRAAIVVPRDSHAQRITDLKNKRFAFGSHHSITGNLLPRYMLERGGVSVSGLEYRASLKNHDAVTKAILKGQYDAGSVKEVFAGRYWQYGLRVLAFSDPIPSVPLVVRPDIPPPVRDAVVAALLKLDRRNPAHREIMSRWDDEFQHGFAPASATDYREQIWMFQSIPFGCGSGCHR; this is translated from the coding sequence ATGCCACGTTTTACCCGTCTGATACTGGGCGTCCTGCTGCTGATCGCTTCGGCCCAGCCCTGCCTTGCCGGCTCGAAGCCGGTGGTCTTCTTCGGGATCAACCTCCGCTACAGTCCGAGGACCATGTACGCCCGCTATCAGCCCCTCATGGATTACCTCACGGAGAACACGCCCTACCGATTCGAGCTCCTGATCAGCCGTGACTACCGCCAGGCGCTCAACGATCTGAAAGACGGGCGGGTCCTGATCAGCTCACTCGGCGACGGGGCTTTCGTGGAAGCGATGCTGCTTTACGGCGCGGTCCCGATTGTTAAGCCCTTGAACCATGACGGCAAACCTTTTTACCGGGCGGCGATCGTGGTGCCTCGCGATTCTCATGCCCAGCGCATCACTGACCTCAAGAACAAGCGTTTCGCTTTTGGTTCCCACCATTCCATCACCGGTAACCTCTTGCCGCGCTACATGCTGGAGCGGGGAGGGGTGAGCGTCTCCGGACTCGAATATCGGGCGAGCCTGAAAAACCACGACGCGGTCACCAAGGCGATCCTGAAGGGGCAGTACGACGCCGGTTCGGTGAAGGAGGTTTTCGCCGGCAGGTATTGGCAGTACGGGCTGCGGGTGCTGGCGTTTTCCGATCCCATCCCGTCGGTGCCGCTGGTGGTGCGCCCCGACATACCGCCGCCGGTTAGGGACGCGGTTGTCGCCGCGCTCCTGAAGCTGGACCGGCGCAACCCCGCGCACCGAGAGATCATGTCGCGATGGGACGACGAGTTCCAGCACGGTTTCGCCCCGGCCTCGGCCACCGACTACCGCGAGCAGATCTGGATGTTCCAGTCCATCCCCTTCGGCTGCGGGTCGGGGTGTCACCGATGA
- a CDS encoding ATP-binding protein, giving the protein MRKGISFGLKAKFMLVSTFLVALTSITWGGWFWLNESEHLMERLEANGRLLLDSIQPPIIDAILYERLGVVEENAGLLDNFIEQIVENRELQVVYAFITDTNGKVLAHSDYREFGKTYRDPLTTAALRRHEFYGHTARLPSGEIYDMAMPLQVAGKSWGALRVGVSLAQVEKEKELMAREIIMFSVLFFLIGNVVFYVVGLTMSRPLLKLSQAMSEVNHHSLDAVPLSQHMHRNDEIGKLQQSFSEMLQRLKKAEQERQVALARLMQNEKMATVGKLVAGVAHEINNPLMVMSTSLFHLEKKVQPELVKYISHHKEGVQRIEGIVRQLTDFSRAGSLDLQRVTSDRFFEEAAGFATLAIKKFPVRFQSSNSAGATLLLIDKGKMHQVVLNLLLNAADASPEGGVVQLLAYLEDGNYCLAVHDQGAGVNPGDEEQIFELFYTTKPGGEGSGIGLAISKSIVEMHRGKITCESRPGDTTFLIRIPLQKEPDHG; this is encoded by the coding sequence ATGAGAAAAGGGATCAGCTTCGGCCTTAAGGCCAAGTTTATGCTGGTGTCCACCTTCCTCGTGGCGCTCACGTCCATCACCTGGGGGGGATGGTTCTGGTTAAACGAGAGCGAGCATCTCATGGAAAGGCTCGAGGCGAACGGGCGGCTCCTGCTGGATTCGATCCAGCCTCCCATCATCGACGCGATCCTTTACGAGAGGCTGGGGGTCGTCGAGGAGAACGCTGGACTGCTGGACAACTTCATCGAGCAGATCGTGGAAAACCGCGAGCTGCAGGTAGTCTACGCCTTCATCACGGACACCAACGGCAAGGTCCTTGCCCACAGCGACTACCGGGAGTTCGGCAAGACGTACCGTGACCCGCTCACCACGGCCGCTCTCCGCCGCCACGAGTTCTACGGCCACACCGCCCGCCTCCCCTCAGGGGAGATCTACGACATGGCGATGCCGCTACAGGTGGCGGGGAAAAGCTGGGGGGCGCTGCGGGTCGGCGTGTCACTGGCCCAGGTGGAAAAGGAGAAAGAGCTCATGGCACGCGAGATCATCATGTTCTCGGTGCTCTTTTTCCTGATCGGCAACGTGGTCTTCTATGTGGTGGGCCTCACCATGTCCCGACCTCTTCTCAAGCTCTCCCAGGCGATGTCGGAGGTCAACCATCACTCCCTGGACGCCGTCCCCCTCTCACAGCACATGCATCGAAACGACGAGATCGGAAAGCTGCAGCAGAGCTTCAGCGAGATGCTGCAGCGGTTGAAGAAGGCCGAGCAGGAGCGGCAGGTGGCGTTAGCGCGGCTGATGCAGAATGAAAAGATGGCAACTGTCGGCAAGCTGGTGGCAGGCGTAGCGCACGAGATCAATAACCCGCTCATGGTGATGTCGACGAGCCTTTTTCACCTGGAGAAGAAGGTGCAGCCCGAACTGGTCAAGTACATCTCTCACCATAAGGAGGGGGTCCAGCGCATAGAGGGCATAGTGCGCCAGTTGACCGACTTCAGCAGGGCCGGGAGCCTTGACCTGCAGCGCGTGACGAGCGACCGGTTCTTTGAGGAAGCCGCCGGCTTCGCTACCCTTGCAATCAAGAAGTTCCCGGTAAGGTTCCAAAGCAGCAACAGCGCCGGTGCGACCTTGCTCTTAATCGACAAAGGGAAGATGCACCAGGTGGTGCTTAACCTGCTGTTGAACGCGGCGGACGCTTCCCCCGAGGGAGGGGTGGTGCAATTGCTTGCCTATCTGGAGGACGGCAACTATTGCCTGGCCGTCCACGACCAGGGCGCAGGGGTCAACCCCGGCGACGAGGAGCAGATCTTCGAACTTTTCTACACCACCAAGCCCGGGGGGGAGGGAAGCGGCATCGGCCTTGCT